A genome region from Candidatus Bathyarchaeota archaeon includes the following:
- a CDS encoding 50S ribosomal protein L30: MAPKTEQCKCLVAVKIRGTVEAQREARETLELLNLTHTNHAVIIDSRPAYKGMLQRVHSYVTWGEPTKETIALMLQKRARLAGDKKLTEEYLQKVGYKSFDDLAEAIVNCKVEFKKLPDVQTRFRLHPPRKGYKGKTKKGFRAGGEAGYRGEAINDLVKRMV, translated from the coding sequence ATGGCGCCAAAAACTGAACAATGCAAATGCTTAGTAGCGGTCAAGATTCGAGGCACCGTTGAGGCTCAGCGTGAAGCCCGAGAAACCCTTGAGCTGCTCAACTTAACCCACACTAACCATGCAGTAATCATTGACAGCCGCCCAGCCTACAAGGGCATGCTACAACGCGTCCACAGTTACGTCACATGGGGCGAACCCACAAAAGAAACCATAGCGCTGATGCTTCAGAAACGCGCACGTTTAGCAGGCGACAAAAAACTAACCGAAGAATACCTGCAGAAAGTAGGCTACAAATCCTTCGATGACCTCGCAGAAGCCATAGTAAACTGCAAAGTAGAATTCAAAAAACTACCAGATGTACAAACACGTTTCAGGTTGCATCCGCCACGCAAGGGCTACAAGGGCAAGACCAAGAAGGGCTTCCGTGCAGGCGGCGAAGCAGGCTACCGTGGCGAAGCAATAAACGACCTTGTAAAACGCATGGTCTAA
- a CDS encoding 30S ribosomal protein S5, with translation MSRREREQRETNLEQWVPKTRLGKMIQEGKLTTIEDVILSGIKISEPQIVDALIPDLQEEVINVNLVQKQTDAGEKSRFKAIVAVGNRDGYIGLGQGKASQVRNAIEKAAANARLNITPVKRGCGSWECGCGKPHSVPFQVEGKCGGVRVVIVPGPRGLGLVSSEVAKVILGLAGVKDLWMRSYGSTRTVPSYACAIFDGLRKTYNLITQTDWVK, from the coding sequence ATGAGTCGAAGAGAAAGAGAACAACGAGAAACTAACCTAGAACAATGGGTTCCTAAAACCCGTTTGGGTAAAATGATACAAGAAGGCAAACTAACAACAATCGAAGACGTAATCCTAAGTGGCATAAAAATCAGCGAGCCACAAATCGTTGATGCATTAATCCCTGACCTTCAAGAAGAAGTCATAAACGTTAACCTAGTTCAAAAGCAAACTGACGCTGGAGAAAAATCCCGCTTCAAAGCCATTGTCGCCGTCGGAAACAGAGACGGTTACATCGGGTTAGGGCAGGGGAAAGCCAGCCAAGTACGCAATGCCATTGAAAAAGCCGCAGCGAACGCCCGCTTAAACATCACACCAGTAAAACGTGGATGCGGCAGTTGGGAATGCGGTTGCGGTAAACCACATTCTGTTCCTTTCCAAGTGGAAGGCAAGTGCGGCGGCGTCCGAGTAGTAATCGTTCCAGGTCCAAGAGGCTTAGGCTTGGTTTCCAGCGAGGTTGCCAAGGTCATTTTGGGCTTAGCAGGCGTCAAAGACCTGTGGATGAGAAGCTACGGCTCAACAAGAACCGTGCCCTCTTACGCATGTGCAATATTTGACGGTTTACGCAAGACTTACAATTTGATTACTCAGACGGATTGGGTGAAATAG
- a CDS encoding 50S ribosomal protein L19e gives MTNLSNQRRLAAQILKIGQNRVWINPDRMDDVEGAITREEVRKLIHEKIIISLPEKGVSRSRAKVIQGKKRKGRRGGPGSYTGAGYATVTKKEAWMKKIRSLRRKLRELKASRIITEDTYTQYYRMAGSGRFESIADLERNLKANDLWRKR, from the coding sequence ATGACCAACCTAAGCAACCAAAGACGTTTAGCCGCTCAAATCCTAAAGATAGGACAAAACCGCGTCTGGATTAATCCTGACCGCATGGATGATGTCGAAGGCGCAATTACACGCGAAGAAGTAAGAAAACTAATCCATGAAAAAATCATCATTTCACTGCCAGAGAAAGGCGTAAGCCGTTCCAGAGCAAAAGTTATTCAAGGAAAGAAGCGTAAGGGCAGACGCGGTGGACCTGGAAGTTACACTGGTGCAGGCTACGCAACTGTTACTAAGAAAGAAGCTTGGATGAAAAAGATTCGCTCTCTTAGGCGCAAGTTGCGCGAGCTTAAAGCAAGCAGAATCATCACTGAAGATACTTACACGCAATATTACCGCATGGCGGGCAGTGGCAGATTCGAATCTATTGCTGACTTAGAGCGTAATTTAAAGGCGAACGATTTATGGAGGAAACGTTAA
- a CDS encoding 50S ribosomal protein L6, with translation MRLPEISRTIEVPDDVNVSLEGKKVIVKGAKGSLTRDFSHAPVSIDSEGKNIRVWAKWPRKKEAALVGTIESHIKNMITGVTKGYSYKMKIVFSHFPITVKYQNKNVIIENFTGERRARKVKLIGDVKVKIESEDIIIEGINLEDVSQSAANIEQSTKVRRKDPRVFLDGIYTYERNEGMA, from the coding sequence ATGCGGCTCCCAGAAATTTCCCGAACAATCGAAGTCCCTGATGACGTTAACGTTAGCCTAGAAGGCAAAAAAGTAATCGTTAAAGGCGCAAAAGGTTCCTTAACACGCGACTTCTCTCATGCACCAGTCTCAATCGATAGTGAAGGCAAAAACATCCGTGTCTGGGCAAAGTGGCCGCGCAAGAAAGAAGCAGCGCTTGTGGGAACAATTGAATCACACATCAAAAACATGATAACAGGCGTAACAAAAGGCTACTCTTACAAGATGAAAATCGTCTTCTCACACTTTCCAATTACCGTGAAATATCAAAACAAAAATGTCATAATTGAAAACTTTACGGGCGAGAGACGAGCACGCAAAGTCAAACTTATTGGCGATGTAAAAGTCAAAATTGAATCCGAAGATATAATCATTGAAGGCATAAATCTAGAAGATGTCAGCCAAAGCGCCGCCAACATCGAGCAATCCACCAAAGTTAGACGAAAAGACCCACGTGTTTTCCTTGACGGCATATATACGTATGAACGAAACGAGGGTATGGCATAA
- a CDS encoding 30S ribosomal protein S8, with amino-acid sequence MDTLTNGLIAIINNETRNKRECVISPASKLLGRVLRIMQLNGYIGEFEFIDDGRSGKFKVQLLGRINKCGPVKPRFAVKAADYEEWEKRFLPSRDVGIMVVSTSKGVIAHKDAEEKNLGGRLLAFVY; translated from the coding sequence ATGGACACTTTAACAAATGGTCTCATCGCCATCATAAACAACGAAACACGCAACAAGCGTGAATGCGTAATTAGTCCTGCCTCTAAACTTTTAGGGCGCGTCCTGCGCATCATGCAACTAAACGGCTACATCGGCGAATTCGAATTCATAGACGATGGGCGCTCAGGGAAATTCAAAGTTCAACTCTTAGGCAGAATAAACAAGTGTGGCCCAGTTAAACCACGCTTCGCTGTAAAAGCAGCCGACTATGAGGAATGGGAAAAACGCTTCTTGCCCTCCAGAGACGTGGGCATCATGGTTGTTTCAACATCCAAAGGCGTTATCGCTCACAAAGATGCTGAAGAAAAAAATCTTGGAGGAAGGCTGTTAGCCTTCGTGTATTGA
- a CDS encoding 30S ribosomal protein S14 yields MGKQQVKKERKYGKGSRPCVRCGSYGPVIRRYNLYLCRHCFREAAPKLGFKKYE; encoded by the coding sequence ATGGGAAAACAGCAAGTTAAGAAAGAACGAAAATACGGCAAAGGTTCAAGACCATGCGTAAGATGCGGCTCGTATGGACCAGTTATTCGACGTTACAATTTATATTTATGTAGGCACTGTTTTAGAGAAGCCGCACCTAAATTAGGATTCAAAAAATATGAGTAG
- a CDS encoding 50S ribosomal protein L5: MSEEEAYLKTWEEHPMLKPRIEKVVVNLNVGKSGEPLEKANKVLQEITGQTPVKKKAKKTIRDFGIREGESIAVVVTLRKQPAIDFLKKVLPVVDNKVSRRAFDVRGNFSFGLKEHIEIPGVRYDPEIGIFGMDISVAVSRPGHRIKLRKRQARSVGKKHLLTPEESIAFVKQTLGVEIV; this comes from the coding sequence GTGTCTGAGGAAGAAGCTTACCTTAAAACTTGGGAAGAGCACCCCATGCTCAAGCCACGCATCGAAAAAGTCGTGGTTAACCTTAACGTTGGCAAATCAGGCGAACCGCTCGAAAAAGCCAACAAAGTTCTCCAAGAAATCACAGGTCAAACACCCGTCAAAAAGAAAGCTAAAAAAACCATCCGAGACTTCGGCATACGCGAAGGCGAATCCATCGCTGTGGTTGTGACCTTGCGAAAGCAGCCAGCAATAGACTTCTTAAAGAAAGTGTTGCCAGTGGTTGATAACAAGGTTTCAAGGCGAGCTTTCGATGTACGTGGTAATTTCTCTTTCGGTCTCAAAGAACACATTGAAATTCCAGGCGTCCGCTACGACCCTGAAATCGGCATCTTCGGCATGGACATCAGTGTAGCTGTAAGCCGTCCAGGTCACAGAATAAAGCTCAGAAAGCGGCAAGCCAGGTCAGTTGGCAAGAAGCATTTGTTAACGCCTGAAGAATCAATCGCCTTTGTAAAACAAACTTTAGGAGTAGAAATCGTCTAG
- a CDS encoding 30S ribosomal protein S4e: MGKRGKPSRLKRKPAPKFWPIHRKELPWIVRPSSGSHSLNECLPLTLVLRDVLGVAQTRKEAKTILDQGKVQVDGKIRKSNDFPVGLMDVISLSDMDKYYRVMSSHKGLTLVPISKEEAQTKLVRVEDKHTVKSGVQIALHDGTNLLVKVADPKNPQEVQYETFDTLRITVPQKEVVQTLKTKEGNFAVITGGKNIGKQGKIVEIEKVEAKKRRQALVVIEDQQGARYQTILDYVFCVGEAQPLITLQEASPSV; this comes from the coding sequence TTGGGAAAAAGAGGAAAACCATCAAGGCTCAAACGTAAGCCAGCGCCAAAATTCTGGCCCATTCACAGAAAAGAATTACCATGGATAGTGAGGCCATCATCTGGTTCACACTCGCTCAATGAGTGCTTACCATTAACGCTTGTTCTACGAGACGTTTTAGGCGTAGCACAAACAAGAAAAGAAGCAAAAACAATCCTAGACCAAGGCAAAGTTCAAGTTGACGGTAAAATCCGAAAAAGCAATGACTTCCCTGTAGGTTTAATGGATGTTATCTCACTGTCAGACATGGACAAATACTACCGCGTCATGTCCTCGCACAAAGGCTTAACGCTGGTTCCGATCAGCAAAGAAGAAGCCCAAACCAAGCTTGTCAGAGTAGAAGACAAACACACCGTCAAAAGCGGCGTCCAAATAGCACTCCATGACGGCACCAACCTGCTCGTCAAAGTTGCAGACCCAAAAAATCCTCAAGAAGTTCAATACGAAACATTCGACACACTAAGGATAACTGTTCCACAAAAAGAAGTAGTGCAAACCCTCAAAACCAAAGAGGGAAACTTTGCAGTAATTACAGGCGGAAAAAACATCGGCAAACAAGGCAAAATCGTGGAAATAGAAAAAGTCGAAGCTAAAAAACGCCGCCAAGCTCTCGTCGTAATCGAAGACCAACAAGGCGCAAGATACCAAACAATCCTCGACTACGTCTTTTGCGTAGGTGAAGCCCAACCGCTCATAACATTACAGGAGGCATCCCCAAGTGTCTGA
- a CDS encoding 50S ribosomal protein L14, whose amino-acid sequence MAAKAKQRALTAKGMLSHGQKISRGLQAGSEMKCTDNTGARVLRLVQALGYKGRLRRYPSATVGDKVTVSVRQGSPDMRKKIFQAVIVRQKRPFRRVDGVWVQFEDNAAVIITPEGEMKGSEIRGPVAREAAERWPRIASASSIIV is encoded by the coding sequence ATGGCGGCGAAAGCAAAACAGAGAGCCCTCACAGCAAAAGGCATGCTCTCTCACGGACAAAAAATCAGCCGCGGGCTACAGGCAGGCTCAGAAATGAAGTGCACCGACAACACAGGCGCACGAGTCCTACGACTAGTTCAAGCCCTCGGTTACAAAGGCAGACTAAGACGCTATCCCTCTGCCACAGTAGGTGACAAAGTCACTGTCTCAGTCCGCCAAGGCTCACCTGACATGCGCAAAAAGATTTTCCAAGCCGTTATAGTCCGCCAAAAACGTCCCTTCAGACGTGTAGATGGCGTCTGGGTACAATTCGAAGACAACGCCGCAGTCATCATAACCCCTGAAGGCGAAATGAAAGGCTCAGAAATCCGCGGGCCAGTAGCAAGAGAGGCAGCTGAAAGATGGCCGAGAATAGCAAGCGCCTCAAGCATAATAGTATAG
- a CDS encoding 30S ribosomal protein S17, with protein sequence MSFKKPRKKCDDRNCPFHGTLAIRGRVLEGIVHTAKMDKTVIVDREYMQFSPKFVRYERRHGHIPSHNPPCLDVKEGDRVKIAECRPLSKTVSFVVVEKLGEEK encoded by the coding sequence ATGTCATTCAAAAAGCCAAGAAAAAAATGTGACGACCGAAACTGTCCCTTCCACGGCACTCTCGCCATCCGAGGACGAGTACTGGAAGGCATCGTTCACACAGCAAAAATGGACAAAACAGTAATCGTTGACAGAGAATACATGCAATTCTCACCAAAATTCGTTCGATACGAACGCAGACATGGGCACATCCCATCGCATAATCCACCGTGCCTTGACGTAAAAGAAGGCGACCGCGTGAAAATTGCGGAATGCCGACCGCTCAGCAAAACAGTATCCTTTGTTGTAGTAGAAAAATTAGGAGAGGAAAAGTAG
- a CDS encoding ribonuclease P protein component 1, protein MKVTPDIIRYEFIGTEGKVAKSSHEDYVGISGTVIRETKNTFTFCSEGKRKNILKESAIFNFKFDDGTIVEIDGKLLVGRPEDRLKKTVKRLW, encoded by the coding sequence ATGAAAGTAACCCCTGACATCATCCGATACGAGTTCATCGGCACTGAAGGCAAAGTTGCCAAAAGTTCACATGAAGACTATGTCGGGATAAGCGGCACAGTAATTAGAGAAACAAAAAATACCTTCACCTTTTGCAGTGAAGGCAAACGGAAAAACATCCTGAAAGAATCAGCCATTTTCAACTTCAAATTCGACGATGGCACCATCGTTGAAATTGACGGTAAACTTTTAGTCGGAAGACCTGAAGACAGGCTCAAAAAAACCGTAAAGAGGTTATGGTAA
- the rpmC gene encoding 50S ribosomal protein L29: protein MPIMRIKEIAAMSSEDREKKLTELRVELARVKTMINAGGAVEDPTRVRLLRKTIAQILTVQNEQKLGLREAPKEPEKKEKPKAKPAKKVKKETAKEEASQ from the coding sequence ATGCCGATCATGCGTATCAAAGAAATCGCTGCCATGTCCTCTGAGGACAGAGAAAAAAAACTCACCGAATTACGTGTGGAACTTGCGCGCGTCAAAACCATGATTAATGCAGGCGGAGCAGTCGAAGACCCCACAAGAGTCAGACTGCTGCGAAAAACAATAGCGCAAATCCTAACAGTGCAAAATGAACAAAAACTCGGTCTTAGGGAAGCGCCCAAAGAACCAGAGAAAAAAGAAAAGCCGAAAGCTAAGCCAGCAAAAAAGGTCAAAAAAGAAACTGCTAAAGAGGAAGCTTCTCAATGA
- a CDS encoding 30S ribosomal protein S3, producing the protein MSIVKRFITESIKRTEIDEFLEKKLERAGYGGVNLSKTPLGTHVVVYAMRPGLVIGRGGETIKELAQALEQNFKVSNPQISVSEIEVPEFNAHVVANRVASALERGVHFRRAGFWALSQVMEAGALGAEIVISGKLTTERARFEKFRAGYFPRCGEPALRAMKTAEAHVQLKPGIIGVRVKIMPPDAYFPDKVEIVPAPIEEAPPQVEAKPPAPASEVATPAEPTAPAEPAQQVQATEVTDEPAKKEAAKEEPKEEAKQ; encoded by the coding sequence ATGAGTATAGTCAAACGCTTTATAACAGAATCAATCAAACGCACAGAAATTGACGAATTTTTGGAAAAAAAACTTGAAAGAGCCGGATACGGCGGAGTAAACCTCTCCAAAACCCCCCTCGGCACACATGTTGTTGTTTACGCTATGAGGCCTGGTTTGGTTATCGGCAGAGGCGGGGAAACAATCAAGGAACTCGCCCAGGCTCTAGAACAAAATTTCAAAGTTTCTAATCCTCAAATTTCAGTATCAGAAATAGAAGTTCCAGAATTTAACGCTCACGTAGTAGCAAACCGTGTCGCCTCAGCACTTGAAAGAGGCGTTCACTTTAGGCGCGCAGGTTTTTGGGCGCTAAGCCAAGTTATGGAAGCAGGTGCACTTGGCGCAGAAATTGTCATTAGTGGCAAACTCACAACTGAACGTGCACGCTTCGAAAAATTCCGCGCAGGCTACTTCCCAAGATGCGGGGAGCCAGCATTGCGGGCCATGAAAACAGCTGAAGCTCACGTACAACTAAAACCCGGCATAATCGGTGTTAGAGTAAAAATCATGCCGCCAGACGCATACTTCCCCGACAAAGTAGAAATTGTTCCAGCACCCATAGAAGAAGCCCCACCACAAGTCGAAGCTAAACCACCAGCTCCAGCGTCAGAAGTAGCAACACCCGCAGAACCCACTGCACCAGCAGAACCCGCGCAACAAGTGCAAGCAACAGAAGTCACAGACGAACCAGCCAAAAAAGAAGCTGCCAAAGAAGAACCCAAAGAGGAGGCAAAACAGTAA
- a CDS encoding 50S ribosomal protein L22, whose product MPKWGYSIIEEMLNPEKTAKASGREIKVSHKAAREVCKAVKGMELSTAKTFLRDVIAKKKTIPYTRYTKKLGHKGGMEKRFVGRYPIKTAEQVLRIIKAAEANAENKGLDVDRLRIMHAAAYPGIKLKRYTPRAQGRASPKYDITTHIEIVLDEKPTQGEQ is encoded by the coding sequence ATGCCAAAATGGGGATACTCTATAATCGAGGAAATGCTTAATCCAGAAAAAACAGCGAAAGCCAGTGGCAGAGAAATAAAAGTATCCCACAAAGCAGCACGAGAAGTCTGCAAAGCAGTAAAAGGCATGGAGCTCTCAACCGCAAAAACCTTCCTCCGAGACGTAATCGCAAAGAAAAAAACCATCCCCTACACAAGATACACAAAAAAACTAGGGCACAAAGGCGGCATGGAAAAACGCTTTGTAGGCAGGTACCCAATCAAAACCGCCGAGCAAGTTTTACGCATAATCAAAGCCGCCGAAGCCAACGCAGAAAACAAAGGCTTAGACGTAGACCGCCTCCGCATCATGCATGCAGCAGCATATCCCGGCATAAAACTCAAACGTTACACCCCAAGAGCACAAGGCAGAGCCTCACCAAAATACGACATCACAACACACATCGAAATAGTCCTAGACGAGAAACCCACTCAAGGAGAACAGTAA
- the ftsZ gene encoding cell division protein FtsZ — translation MLKDQEQQPYEYSETPYVETQEEKIEKYARMAAPSVVAVGLGGAGCNVITWAKEKGITGGKLVAVNTDATHLRITKADKRILIGEKLTRGLGSGGYPEVGERALYETANEVIHELAKSNIIFMVAGLGGGTGTGSIVGLADCLRKKFAGSPTAPLIVGVVTLPFEVETARMEAAKKGLNRLKAVCDTVVVIDNNRLVKVAGNLPFREALGVANTTVGKFIKGVTETITTASLINLDYADLKAIMTSSGLASIGIGEGTGETRVEQAVEKALNGRLLDIEDVTKAKGLLIHVSGGEDLTLTEVNRAAEIMKRSLPPNTKIIWGARVEQDLQGAVSVMAVVTGVESAFLRKNSKHFGPLKFK, via the coding sequence GTGCTAAAAGATCAAGAACAACAACCCTACGAGTACTCTGAGACTCCTTATGTAGAAACACAAGAGGAAAAAATCGAGAAATATGCAAGGATGGCAGCGCCATCAGTGGTCGCTGTCGGATTAGGCGGTGCAGGTTGCAACGTAATTACATGGGCTAAAGAAAAAGGCATTACAGGCGGTAAACTTGTCGCTGTAAACACTGATGCTACACACTTGCGCATAACCAAAGCAGACAAAAGAATTTTGATCGGTGAGAAACTAACAAGAGGTCTAGGAAGTGGAGGTTACCCAGAAGTCGGTGAGCGTGCTCTCTATGAGACTGCCAACGAAGTTATCCATGAATTAGCTAAATCGAACATCATATTCATGGTAGCTGGTCTGGGTGGCGGTACAGGAACTGGATCAATTGTCGGTTTAGCTGACTGTCTACGGAAAAAATTCGCAGGTTCTCCTACAGCACCTTTGATTGTTGGTGTGGTCACTCTTCCGTTCGAAGTTGAAACTGCAAGAATGGAAGCTGCAAAGAAAGGCCTCAACAGGCTGAAAGCAGTCTGTGACACCGTTGTAGTAATTGACAACAACCGTCTAGTTAAAGTTGCAGGTAACTTGCCGTTCCGTGAAGCTTTAGGTGTTGCAAACACAACTGTGGGCAAATTCATCAAAGGCGTAACTGAAACCATTACCACTGCAAGCTTGATAAACTTGGACTACGCAGACCTCAAAGCAATCATGACATCGTCAGGTTTAGCTTCAATCGGCATCGGTGAAGGTACCGGCGAAACCAGAGTAGAACAAGCAGTTGAAAAAGCTCTTAACGGACGTTTACTCGATATCGAGGACGTTACAAAAGCTAAAGGCTTGCTGATTCACGTCTCTGGTGGAGAGGATCTAACCTTGACAGAAGTCAACCGAGCTGCAGAGATCATGAAACGCTCATTGCCACCAAACACAAAGATTATTTGGGGCGCCAGAGTGGAGCAAGATCTGCAAGGTGCAGTCTCAGTTATGGCTGTCGTTACGGGCGTTGAAAGTGCTTTCCTTCGCAAGAACTCAAAGCATTTCGGTCCGTTGAAATTCAAGTAA
- the hypE gene encoding hydrogenase expression/formation protein HypE: MLHGAGGTVMHDLVKNYVVKYFGGIGNADVPLEAMDDAAVVGDVVFKSDSHAVKPIFFPGGDIGRIAISGTVNDISALGAEPTALACGLVLEEGLLLSDLERILSSMRQTCLEAGVGIVTGDTKVVEKGSLGGCVMNVSGIGRRTPALDSNLQVVRKYRNFAARWLLDSNLAEGDKIILSGTIGDHGLAVLSAQQGLTFGSQILSDVKPLNRMVQRLLGEVGGVVAIKDPTRGGLADALNEWAEKSKIGILINEDKVPIRSDVQTACEMLGLDPMEVGNEGKYIIGVVPQKAKQALEFLKQTPEGKDAQIIGEATKEFKGVAMQTLVGGKRILARPVGDPVPRIC, translated from the coding sequence ATGTTGCATGGCGCTGGCGGCACGGTCATGCATGACCTAGTCAAAAACTATGTTGTAAAGTACTTCGGCGGCATCGGCAACGCTGATGTTCCCTTGGAAGCCATGGATGACGCAGCAGTGGTCGGTGACGTTGTGTTCAAAAGTGATTCGCATGCGGTTAAGCCCATCTTTTTCCCCGGTGGAGACATAGGGCGCATCGCAATATCTGGCACTGTTAATGATATTTCTGCGTTGGGTGCAGAGCCGACGGCTTTAGCTTGTGGGCTTGTTCTCGAGGAGGGGTTGCTGCTTTCAGATTTAGAGCGCATCCTGTCCAGCATGAGGCAGACGTGTCTTGAGGCGGGCGTGGGCATTGTTACTGGCGATACGAAGGTTGTTGAGAAGGGCAGTTTAGGCGGTTGTGTCATGAATGTTTCAGGAATTGGCAGGCGCACACCAGCCTTAGACAGCAACCTCCAAGTTGTAAGGAAATATCGTAATTTCGCGGCGCGCTGGTTATTGGATTCTAACCTTGCCGAGGGCGACAAAATCATCCTGTCAGGCACCATTGGCGACCATGGTTTGGCTGTGCTTTCCGCTCAGCAGGGCTTAACGTTTGGAAGCCAAATCCTCTCCGACGTAAAACCGCTAAACCGCATGGTTCAACGCTTGCTGGGCGAGGTGGGCGGTGTTGTTGCTATCAAAGACCCCACAAGAGGCGGCTTAGCTGATGCACTAAATGAGTGGGCGGAAAAATCCAAAATCGGCATACTCATAAACGAAGACAAAGTTCCTATCCGAAGTGATGTGCAAACTGCTTGCGAGATGCTGGGCTTAGACCCCATGGAAGTTGGAAACGAGGGCAAATACATAATCGGAGTAGTGCCTCAGAAAGCAAAGCAAGCCTTAGAATTCCTAAAACAAACTCCTGAAGGAAAAGACGCGCAAATAATCGGCGAAGCCACAAAAGAATTCAAGGGCGTAGCCATGCAAACGCTCGTGGGTGGCAAACGGATACTGGCAAGACCAGTCGGTGACCCAGTGCCGAGAATTTGCTAA
- the hypD gene encoding hydrogenase formation protein HypD: MAENLRFRNPELAKSIASKIKQVAPKKGQTKICHVCGTHEWTITHFGLRSLLPENVEVIAGPGCPVCIVPAAEIDEAVQLAQKGIVVTCFGDVLRVPGSEMSLLQAKAAGADVRIVYATSDAVKMAKQEPDKEFVFSAVGFETTAPSTAVEALGDLPENFSFLVSHRLIPPAMELLLGIGDLEIDGFIAPGHVSAIIGLKPYELFPRVYRMPTVVAGFEPIDVLMSIYMILKQLSEGTARLENEYQRVVKPEGNVKALEMMEKAFTVTAGNWRGIGRLPDSALQLRDALSAYDARKKHDVHVEQGKDILLGCECHLVIIGKIKPNQCPMFLKTCNPANPVGPCMVSSEGTCRVWAKSTAVQT, encoded by the coding sequence ATGGCTGAAAACCTAAGATTTCGAAACCCCGAACTCGCAAAGAGCATAGCCTCAAAAATCAAGCAAGTCGCACCTAAAAAAGGGCAAACAAAAATTTGTCATGTCTGCGGAACACACGAATGGACAATAACACACTTTGGCTTACGCAGCCTTCTGCCAGAAAACGTCGAGGTCATCGCTGGACCAGGCTGCCCCGTCTGCATTGTTCCCGCGGCAGAAATCGATGAGGCTGTGCAGTTAGCCCAAAAAGGCATAGTAGTAACCTGCTTTGGCGATGTGCTGCGGGTGCCTGGAAGTGAAATGTCCCTTTTGCAAGCTAAAGCCGCTGGAGCTGACGTTCGAATCGTCTACGCGACATCAGATGCTGTTAAGATGGCAAAACAAGAGCCAGACAAAGAGTTTGTGTTCTCAGCAGTCGGTTTTGAGACTACAGCGCCATCGACAGCGGTTGAAGCGCTCGGAGATTTACCAGAAAACTTTAGTTTTTTGGTGTCTCATCGTTTGATTCCTCCAGCCATGGAGCTGTTGCTGGGCATCGGCGACTTAGAAATTGATGGCTTCATAGCGCCAGGGCACGTGAGCGCAATCATCGGCTTGAAACCTTATGAGTTGTTTCCCAGAGTTTATCGTATGCCAACTGTTGTAGCTGGGTTCGAACCTATTGACGTGTTAATGTCGATTTACATGATTCTAAAACAACTCAGCGAAGGCACCGCACGCTTAGAAAACGAGTACCAACGTGTAGTCAAGCCCGAAGGCAACGTGAAGGCTCTGGAAATGATGGAGAAAGCTTTCACCGTTACCGCTGGCAACTGGCGAGGAATCGGACGCCTGCCTGACTCTGCACTACAACTGCGCGACGCACTTTCAGCGTATGATGCACGCAAAAAGCACGACGTTCACGTAGAGCAAGGTAAAGACATCCTGCTTGGCTGCGAATGCCACCTTGTAATTATTGGAAAAATCAAGCCTAACCAGTGCCCTATGTTCCTCAAAACCTGCAATCCAGCAAACCCGGTTGGTCCATGCATGGTCAGCAGCGAAGGAACCTGCCGAGTCTGGGCAAAAAGCACCGCTGTTCAAACTTAG
- a CDS encoding HypC/HybG/HupF family hydrogenase formation chaperone: MCLAIPAKVLSLEGTKANVDFGQGVLREVNVSLVDVKVGQYVLVHAGYAIQVLEEKEALETLSLWNDILQTGQE, from the coding sequence ATGTGTTTAGCAATTCCAGCTAAAGTTCTAAGCCTCGAAGGAACAAAAGCCAACGTAGACTTCGGTCAAGGCGTTCTAAGGGAAGTTAACGTGTCGCTGGTTGACGTTAAAGTAGGCCAGTACGTGCTAGTTCATGCTGGCTACGCAATTCAAGTTCTTGAAGAAAAGGAAGCCTTAGAAACCTTAAGCTTATGGAACGACATTCTACAAACAGGACAAGAATAA